In Cercospora beticola chromosome 3, complete sequence, the following proteins share a genomic window:
- a CDS encoding uncharacterized protein (MEROPS:MER0079232), producing the protein MSKSLSLPRQASRIAKDASRRSARLRSYATASRTAPSAAEPTDLDQITTLPNGIRVASESLPGHFSGIGVYVDAGSRYENDALRGVSHIIDRLAFKSTTKRSSDRMLEKIEGLGGNIQCASSRESLMYQAATFNSAVPDTIALLAETIRDPDITEEEVQRQLETADYEIGEIWGKPELILPELVHMAAYKDNTLGQPLLCPKERLDQINARTIEAYRKAFFRPDRIVVAFAGVPHDDAVKLATQYFGDMKGSAITNAPSLETKSSQVQPPYPTSQIPSQKDSRLMSKIPFLKNLSTSATQKATVSPLDPSQIIPHPLDAPIDYTQASHYTGGFLTLPPLPIPPNPALPRVSHIHLAFESLPIASPDIYALATLQTLLGGGGSFSAGGPGKGMYSRLYTNVLNQYGWVENCVAFNHAYTDSGLFGISASCATQFVPRMLDTMARELSLLSAETGLGRLSEIEVKRAKNQLRSSLLMNLESRMVELEDLGRQVQVHGRRIPVKEMVASIEAVTMADLRRVAKQVFGGGVYNVGQGSGAPTVVLQQGEEEGVQLRELPWNDIQERIAKWGLGRR; encoded by the coding sequence ATGAGCAaatcgctgtcgctgccgcGGCAAGCATCGAGAATTGCGAAAGATGCCTCGCGTAGATCTGCCCGGTTACGAAGCTATGCAACCGCATCGCGAACAGCTCCCTCCGCCGCGGAACCTACAGACCTCGATCAGATAACGACTCTTCCCAACGGCATCAGAGTCGCTTCCGAATCTTTGCCTGGACATTTCTCTGGTATTGGCGTCTATGTCGATGCCGGGTCGCGCTACGAGAATGATGCTCTCCGAGGTGTCTCACATATCATCGACCGGCTGGCCTTCAAGAGCACGACCAAGCGCTCATCGGATCGGATgttggagaagattgagGGACTGGGAGGAAACATACAGTGCGCATCATCACGAGAGAGCTTGATGTACCAGGCGGCCACCTTTAACTCTGCCGTGCCCGACACGATTGCGTTACTCGCCGAAACGATACGAGATCCGGACATCACGGAGGAAGAGGTGCAAAGACAACTGGAAACAGCGGACTATGAGATTGGAGAAATCTGGGGCAAGCCAGAATTGATACTGCCTGAATTGGTACACATGGCGGCCTACAAGGACAACACACTGGGGCAGCCTCTTCTCTGTCCAAAGGAGAGGCTAGACCAGATCAATGCCCGCACGATCGAGGCATACCGCAAAGCTTTCTTCCGGCCGGATCGGATAGTGGTCGCCTTTGCTGGCGTACCGCACGACGATGCTGTCAAGCTCGCGACACAATACTTTGGCGACATGAAAGGATCAGCAATCACAAATGCGCCTTCACTGGAAACCAAATCATCACAGGTACAGCCTCCTTACCCAACCTCACAAATTCCATCCCAGAAGGATTCGCGGCTCATGTCCAAGATTCCGTTCCTGAAGAACCTTTCCACTTCCGCTACGCAAAAGGCCACAGTCTCACCTCTCGATCCATCGCAGATTATTCCCCATCCTCTGGATGCTCCGATCGACTACACCCAGGCGTCACACTACACTGGTGGCTTCCTGACATTACCGCCTTTACCTATACCGCCGAACCCTGCGCTTCCTCGCGTATCGCATATCCATCTGGCTTTTGAGTCACTGCCGATCGCATCACCGGATATCTATGCATTGGCAACACTACAAACACTgcttggaggaggaggctcTTTCTCGGCTGGTGGGCCAGGAAAAGGAATGTACAGCCGGCTGTACACCAATGTGCTTAACCAGTACGGCTGGGTGGAGAACTGCGTGGCTTTCAACCATGCGTACACAGATTCTGGACTCTTTGGCATTTCTGCCAGCTGTGCGACCCAGTTCGTGCCACGAATGCTGGACACCATGGCTCGCGAGCTGAGCCTCTTGAGCGCGGAGACTGGCCTTGGACGACTATCGGAGATCGAGGTCAAGCGTGCGAAGAACCAGCTGCGATCTTCTCTGCTGATGAATTTGGAATCACGAATGGTGGAGCTTGAGGATCTGGGCAGGCAAGTGCAGGTTCATGGGAGACGTATTCCGGTGAAAGAGATGGTTGCCAGCATTGAGGCCGTAACAATGGCAGATCTCAGACGCGTGGCGAAGCAGGTCTTTGGCGGAGGCGTGTACAACGTTGGACAAGGCTCGGGAGCGCCTACCGTTGTTCTGCAGCAgggtgaagaggagggagTGCAGCTCAGAGAACTTCCGTGGAATGATATCCAGGAGAGGATTGCGAAGTGGGGACTTGGGAGGAGGTAG